The DNA sequence CGTTCACAATTCTGCCCGACATCCACAAAAGGAAACATTTCATGATTCTTGCATatagaattaaacatttcagctCATGAAATGCCGATTTCTGTGagtttacaaaaatatacaaatgatCTCAAATATATCTTCTgttggtaaaaaaaactaaatatggaAGAAATTCATATTCTATATGCTTTGGATAAATCGAGGTATTTCGGAGCATGATGGTATAAATATGCTGCTTCTGTAAGAGAGTGGTGTTTGCATGGTTTAAAAGGGCTCAACATCATCTATCAAACGGGGATCTAATGCCCAGGAGAGTCCACATTCCTGTTCAAATAAATGATACTGAGCTGCTCTTTTAGGATGCTAAACTGGGTCACCTTCATTGGCCCCCATGTACTTCAGATACAACCAGAACTCCAGAAACATTTCAAcaggaaaaagacacagatgtcTTCGTTATCAGCATGTGACAACACAAGCTGACTGTTGAAATGACATGTAGGTAAACGTTAGTTTTCATATGGACTCTCCGTTAACTGTAGAAAAGTCTTTGGGAACACTATCAGACTGGCTGTTTCATGGCTAACAACGCTGAACAAATAATAAGTCAGACTTCAAACACCTCCTATGACACAGTGACAATGGATGACTTCAAATGCTAAAATGGTGATGGCCAAGAATTCTGTGATTCCAAAAAACAATGAACTACACAATATTGAGCAAATCAATCACATACTGGCACTGACAAAAACCTGAATTAAAAGAAAGATgtttaaagtacaaaaatacaacagatGACTAAATCATATTTacctttaaatatatatcaacactgcaaaaaaggtgtgtctaaaaacaagataaaaacactaaatctgaggggaaatgatcttgctgcatggacagataatttcacttgacaagatttcttaaattaacattgttatatctagaaaaatgcatgttgaacacttaaaataagaaattaactcttaaaacaagataaattaaagctgcaagcagcgatgaactggcccaagcagagtgaactgctaatgatttgtttcttaccaagataaaaaaaaaaactaagcatgttgaacgcttaaaataagaaattaactcttaaaacaaaaaagatcaattatctagcatttctaaatttaaagggttttttttctaggtaagaaccaaatcatttgcggtgcactctgctcgggccagttcatcgctgcttgcagctttaatttatcttgttttaagagtaaatttcttattttaggtgttcaacatgcttatttctagatttaataatcttaatttaataaatcttgtcaagtgaaattatctgtccatgcagaaagatcatttcccctcagatttagtgtttttagacacaccttttttgccgTGAAGTTAACGTCTAGTGGAATTGTCTCAGTGGTTCAGAGCAGTGGTGTGGAtcagttggtagatcggtcACCGGTtgatcggaaggtcggtggttcgatccctgaccatggcagcctacatgtcgaagtatccttgggcaagatacttaACCCAAAAATTGCCcaccgatgctgtgttcatcggtgtgtgaatgaattcccactgGTGGCAGGTGGCTGTTTGTCCCTTGCCACcagaatgagcgcagtctgtagtgtaaagcgctttggataaaagtgctatataagtacAGTCATTTACCCAGGGCGGTCTTACCGGATGCAGACATGTGGCTTCTATGTTGACGGCCACTTGGACTGTAAAACATAGAAAGCTAATGAAAAGCAGACATGTTAATACCAGCTCAGACAACATTCAGTCAGTGAGGCACTTTAGAGCTTCATGGGGCTGGGAAGCTCCATGAAGCTCTGAAAAGGATGAAAACGGTGGACAATATTAACCTCCTTTTAGAAAAAACGAAGAGACAGCGTCCGGATTGACTGCGTTGTGTCTAAATGACCTGCTTTGCTTGTGTGGACTTGTGTTTTCATATCTTTAGTAGCAGCTAGAAGGTGACCATAGACACTACACCATCACAGTACTGTCATGCCTTCCATTTAacttcttatttattttctcttaaacGTATTCTGGGATTTTATGGCTCCGTCTTCTCTACAAAAATAATACATCTTGTTTTACATGATTTACATCTCATAATTATCAACTACCTGATTCTTTTGTCTAACAGAAAGACGGGATCCAGCAGCGGCTCATTGTGCACGAGAGCATTGTGCACccactcattatttttaaactgcACACATCAGGACAGACACGAGccaatgtgtgcgtgtgtgtgtgtgcgtgtgtgtgtgtgcgttgccAACGGAGATCAACTGACTCATTTTTTCTTTGACTGTCATTTGAGCTTAGAATGCAAAGTTCCAgccgttgttttttttttaaaagaaaaaagtgtgagcAGGTagcaataaaacataatgtgacAAGACGGATCACAAGGCTGTCTCCTGAACCGAGTGGGCCGCCAGGTGACATGAGGGCAGCGCAATCCTCGTGTCCAATTCTTCCTCGTCTGTTTGTGCTCTGTCACTCTCCATCTCCTTGTCCTCGGTCACTGTGTCCTCTTTGCAGTAAGCTGCTCCGTTGTCTTGTTTCTTGGCCATCTGATAAGACTGTGTGTCGACTTCTTTAGGCTGGCCAACAAGGATGAAAGACTTGAATTGAAAGCTCAGACTTCAGTAATCAAACGAGGGGAACACAAGAGAGTAAATAAGAGGTTACCTTGTGAGGAGTGGACAGAGGAGTGACACAGCAGAGCTTCTCTCTGTAGCGCTCAGGCAGGAAGAAGAGCAGCGTGCCCAGGACTGGATACACTGTGCCGGGGGTCAGGTCCTTCTCCTTCATAGGTCCTAACATGTTGACACACACAGGTTCATATGCTGAAAGTCACCataatacagtatgtgtgtgctcGTGTTTATTTCTATAAGTTTcagatacatttttaacatataTGGTTATTATAACGATAATAACCATATAACATCAAACTGTACAATTTGTCAAGAGAAACTGATTTTGTTCTGATCACTGTTCCTTCATACATAGCTgccatgaaaataataatttgatatgatTGTTGGCAGACCTGATAGTTCCAGATGTGTGTGacctgagctccctccgctatagtcgtcttcagggttcgtacactttagcagtggtcaaattcaagcatttttcaaggtccattttcaagcttttctagtatcttacacctgttgtaaattgcatgttttagatgagtatttacatgctaaaagggggagatttcacttaaccataccaacagcgatggtattacactttaacggtcttcatttcagataggctacttattattttttacattgaacatgtgattatctatagtctatagaaacagggtctcaaacttgcggcccgcgggccaatattttgtggcccccaccttgatatgaaagtttaatgtgaattttatatcagtggcactttactgtgttgtgtgtggaaggtccctttaattactttttttggtaattttatgtaattttttttggtaattttgtgtctttttaaaaataattttgtgtcttttttattaattttgtgtcttttttaagtaattttgtgtcttttttaagtaattttgtgtctttttaaaaaataattttgtctttttaaaaaataattttgtgtcttattattaattgtgtgtctttttcaataattttgtgtcttttttaaataatgtgtcttttttggtaattctgtgtcttttttgtaattttgtgtcttttttaagtaatttagtgttttttcagtcattttatgtcattttttgtaattttgtgtcttttttgttcattttgtgtcttgttttgttcattttgtgtcttgtttggtcattctgtgtcttgtttgggtaattgtgtcttcttttttagtaattttgtgtcttcccggctttaatggtagaataacgcaacagcgccccctggttTAAAAAAGCTGCTTAGACGGCGTAGCTCAGTGTCCTATGATGGAAATAGTAATTAATTAGATTACCCGTTACTGAACAAAATAAAGCCGTTAGTAACGCTGTTTATTTTAACGCTGTTATTCCCATCACTGCTCAATTCATGGTGCAATCAGCGGCCACAATCCATtctttattaatcagtgttgAGGTGATATTGTTTTACTTTTGAAGTTGATGTGACAACATTTAATGTGTGTACCTGTTAGAAAGCTGACTATCagtcccaccaccaccacagtgGTGGAGTTGTGAGCGCTGTACCACATGTAGGACAACGAGTAGAGGGCCTCCACCCCTGACGGCCTGAGGGAAAGACAACATTACAGATGGTCAGCAGAGACAAGGGAGCTAGCATACAGTAGTGTTCGATATAATAGCAGTCcgatgtgactaaccagattaatccaggtttttagtatatttttattgctacatggtaaacacggtaccagtaggtgcagtagattctcagaaaaccaacttATGGCTGtgcaatgttgttggtttgaaaccaagattttgctggtttactagtgtgtttgaggtcattgtcttgttaaaacacccatttcaagggcatgtcctcttcagcataaggcaacatgacctcttcaagtattttgacatatgcaaactgatccatgatccctggtatgtgataaataggcccaacaccatagtaggagaaacatgcccatatcatgatgcttgcaccaccatgcttcactgtcttcactgtgtactgtggcttgacttcagagtttggggctcgtctcacaaactgtctgcagcccttggacccaaaaagaacaattttactctcatcagtccacaatatgttcctccatttctctttaggccagttgatgtgttctttggcagattgtaacctcttctgcacatgccttttttttaacagagggactttgcgggggattcttgtaaacagattagcttcacacagacgtcttctaactgtcacagcacttacaggtaactccagactgtctttgatcatcctggagctgatcattggctgagcctttgccattctgattattcttccatccattttgatggttgtcttctgttttctgcCACATGTCTcttgttttgctctccattttaaagcattggagatcattttagctgaccagcctataattgtttgcacctctttataagttttcccctctccaatcaactttttaatcaaagtatgcactgattgaatgccacactgctatatttttgaacacacccctttcaactaattgcccaattgcacagccttaagaaggtgcatatcatgaatgctgggtcttgttggttttctgagaatctactgcacctactggcaccttgtttgccatgtagcaataaaaatatactaaaaacctggattaatctggttagtcacattggactgctattatattgaacactactgtatatctaGAAGGTGAATCTGGGAACTCATGTGTTACCTTGGCTTGGCTGTGGTGACCAGTGTAGTCATGACAGTGGTGGTCATGTTGTCAAACAGGGGCAGAGCAGTGGTGTTGAGTGTTGGCACTGGGATGGAAGACATACGCATCACAAAGCTACCAATGCCGATCCAGAAGGCCATGGCAAGACCTGCTGCTAGCCCCACCACTGCACCCTGAGGAGGTAACAGACTGGTCAGAGGTCAACTCAGACCAAACGTGAACAAAATTagatgacaaattaaagcactcACAGTTGAGTTTGCCCATGGGAAGAACATTCCCAGACAGAAGAGGCCCAGCAGAGGACCCCCCACCATCCCAAAGATACTGAAGGCTGCCTAAGGGCACAGAAGACAAACAGCATGGCAGTGTCACCATCAGTGTGTGCTGGTTAACTGCACTGAACAGCTGCAGAAAAGCAACACTCAAGTGGATTTAATATAGaacaatatgtcattttctgcaGCTCAGGGTgtctaaataaacacaataacaaaagatgCTGTCATTAGTCAGCTTCTCCTGATTTCTTCAGTGTTCATCGTTCAGGAACTGAATTATCTGTAGAGGcgtcctcctctccaaaacaaacacaactgcTGATTCAAACCGGCATttacatgttaaaaaatgttcttctcGCTACGTGCTGGAGACGATGTGGACACCGGGAAGCCAATCACTGGCATGTCTTTTGGGAGTGCCCAATAGTTAAATCCTTCTAGATAGAGCTTCATAAAGTATTAAGTGGCATATTTAACACTAACCAACCCATGCAGTTTTCCATATTATTCTTTGGAAATTTAGATTTACAGGTCAGGCAAGCTGATGAATATTTGGTATTTTGATAACCGCTGGTAAAAAAGCACTCACAAGGCGTTGGTTGCTCGCTGACCCACCTACGGTGCAGGAGTGGATAGGTATAGTAAACTACATCTTATCTTATGGAGAGGATTACCTTCTCCCTTCAGAAagataaatgtattaaactgtGGTCGAAGTGGGTTGAATATGTTAATCTGGAACAGACAGAAGTACTGTATACTGCCCCTGTAATGCTATTTTGTACtttattatttcatgttttattgggtctaatgattagtttgcattacttatatttcattttgaaactCCCCGGTGgatcatttaattttcttttctttttttttcttctatttgctcttttacatatgcctacctttcccagtttgtccaaaattctcaaatgtaatacacttgtgttctgtatcttgtttcttgttttgtaaacaagaaaaaaccttgattgtgagtggcagaaatactattgtatattgtctgaaagtaagcactgtattataatgctctcataaaataaaaataaaaaatgtaaaaaaaaaacaaaaaacaaaactgttctTCTCCAATGCTGTTCAGCACGTTGGCAGAGGAGCAGCGAGCCAAGCTGCTGCAAACATTTgccatttgtttgtttctctgataacttaagatcctgAAGTCTGATGACTCAAACAGAGTACAAAAACACCTCACATGTGAGCtcaaactggataaaaagtaaGTTTATGAAGTTAATCcttgattaaaatgacagatttctcCGGCTTAAAAGTTATTGGAATTATTTGGAATAATGTCATGCACAAAATAcgtaactttttacttttaaagtctgggtaaagcaaaaatatttatGTGATCTGAGTTTTCCACACCgaaaaacaaatgtgtttagAACACCCAACCAAAtttgaatcagaaaaaaagggttaaaatagtgaaaaaatgaGCAGTATTCTCTGCTCTGAAACGCTATCTGATATCCGACTTCCCAGTGACATTCTGCACCGACCCGTTGTCTTCACACAGAGGTCATCCTGACCATCTATAGAAATTAACAGACATTGTAATCTTCAGTCGCTATGAGCGCTGACACGAGTTAACGTTAGCAGTAAAAGTATCAACGTTATCAACGTTATCAACCGTTGCTAAGGATGCTTATATAGTGTTGGGGGCGGAGTTATGATAAGGAAGCTCCAAAGTGTGAGTCTCTAAATTCAGTCATATAAAGTTTGAAGTCTTTTTACAAGTTTTCACCtattattttgtacttttttctttttgatcttTAAAGACATATTGTTTACTGTTAATTTCTTACAAACACATTGCAAAATAAGGGgcatctaaaaacaagataaaaacactaaatctgagggaaatgatggacagataatttcacttgacgagatttcttaaatgtttgattgttaaaacaagataaactaggcctgcaagcaggactgaacgggactgagcagagtggagccgtcgggggaagCCACGTCGGTCGCATcgatgtgggctcagtccctatgcgtaccaaatggcgtgtctcctaccactgtgctcggggtaggtgtaaaacatgttacttcctatGAAgtatgagaaatttgggacagataggacaatgtatggtcaagttatacggtCTCATGTGTTGTAGCGAGATCgcataatttgccgccatgccacgcccacatagtgtgacgtcagtaaagcttttgataacttttgatcccaaaggccttgtgatggtactgaccaagtttgaagtaaattgggttaaatctgtaggaggagttagtTAAAATATgaaacgtggtcattttatgaaagggggcgtgaaTTTAGCATAAGGAGccgggctttatgaaatatggttatttagaagtgttaagggctggactctgatgaagcatgagaagtttggagcagatgcagtggcggttctacacaggggccactgcccctgtgaggaagcccttggcccctgctgtggcccctgtgtcaaattaataataaaatgatcaatttataacaatgaatgaCGTgtaacaattcttacctattttctgttcaaacaatatctcattgttcacaaaatgaacccagaatgtgtacattgtataatagtttaattgtgcaataaaagctttcaaaataaaagaaagtattTGTGCacagaaatgagaaatgtcattgtcttacaaaaataattgttattattggtAAGTCtgattgtttcaatcaatgtatttgtatcttccaaatatttttaaattagatttttaaataagctaaaataaaaggttttgaatgcttaaatatcatctttgccatcttttaatgtgcccctctgattaaacactggcccctgcttggcccccacagtaaaactggtctagaaccgccactgagcagatgggacaaagtatggaaaagttataacgagcGCGTGTTTTAtggcaagacgccatattttgccgccatgccacgcccacatagtgtgaccgtcggtaaagatttatacaaattTTGattccaaaggccttgtgatggtactgaccaagtttgaaggtgatcgggttaaatctgtaggaagagttcgttaaagtatgacTTCTTGTGTGCATATTTTATAATGTGTCACTGTTCCAACTTGTCTGTCAGCAGTTTATTACCTGCAGCACAGATCCCATTATAGAGGCCAGGTAGGCCATAGCCAGACACACCAGGCCATAGACCAGAGCTGTGGACCAAGAACAGACACAGACATGTTCAGTTGTTTCACATGCTACATGGCACCACTtgtttaaaatcacaaaacGGCAAGCTACAGACTGGTCAATTAGTAACAATAAGGCATGAGGACAACTTTATATTCAACaatatgacattttaaaaaccacTGTGTCGTagcacaaaaaacatacaagaatAAAGCCATTAAAGCACTTACCGAGTCCCTTGGACAGCAGTGTGGCTTTAGCATCAGTCATGTTTGGAAAATGAGGTTTAATCAGGTCCTCCATGGTTACTGTTGCTAGGGAGTTAAAGGCTGAGGAGATGGTGCTGGAGGGAGACAGAAATAGTATTGAATGGGATTTTGTAACGCATTATATGGCTTGTCTGCATCAATACTGCATGTATCAGGAGCTCAGATCAAATCCAGCttatggctgggcgatataaaccaaaagtcatatcccgatatatttaggctgaatatcgatataatatatatatccaattatttttatcgtaaagtgagagcaaatgttcaaagtcaaagtcaaatatgacatgtcacaagtcacaagttttattgaaaccgtttatttaagtgaacataaatactgtatacaacagtaccttatttatttatttttaattaaagctccgtaaactgcacatttaaataaaaaatgtcttaaataaaaatagcctatgaaataaaataggccaatcttcttccgaaataaatatatttatatgagaaaagaataatgaacattacaaaagagcttaatatgacaaaccctagtaaggacaGCATTTATGTATAAAGAATTTTtcttaactatatcgatatgatCTAATTgttttatcacatttaaaaatatatcaatatgttttatatatcgatatatcgcccagccctaatccaGTTGATGGTGTAAAGTACAGTGGTAGAACATTCAGCAGCTGGAGGTCATGTACCTGAGAGCTCCACTGAAGAGGCAGGCCACAAAGAGTCCTGCGAGCCCGGGCAGATCCTTGAACACGTCCATCACAAAGTACAGCACCATCTGCACAAAGCAACAAAACATTAGGATGCACCTTCAGAGCTGGGATGGCCAGGATTCTGCAGATTTAGGATTAAACATGTGTTAACCTGGTCATTAGTTTTGACATAGCCCTTGTCCAGAGGGCTGTCCTCTCCATAGCGAGCAAACATGACCAGACCCATCAGACAACCCAGACACAAGACGATCTGCTGGCATGGGAAAACTACATAGCAGGACCTGAAaggataaacaaaaacacagtggacaATGGATATAAGGTGGCCAACATCATAAAAAGGGTTccccaggtaggagaaaaaataatgtgaaggaaaaaaatcattattcacttaaagaataaagtcaacttttagAGAatgtagactgcaagctacaacctgatttccTCTCTAACATATGTCTAAaacattcacataaattacataaaagaaagaataaatagaATTCCCCAAAACGTTAGTTGTGGTAGCTACAACCAAGAACAGCTCATTTATGTGTCGGGGGATTTTAGTACTATTACACCCTTATTATTGtgcttattgctcattttaagacattgatgaa is a window from the Centropristis striata isolate RG_2023a ecotype Rhode Island chromosome 18, C.striata_1.0, whole genome shotgun sequence genome containing:
- the slc5a6a gene encoding solute carrier family 5 member 6a, yielding MGEVVQMHFTTVDYVIFALLLVASAGIGLFYAFSGGRQRTTQEFLMADRSMSCLPVSLSLLATFQSAVAILGAPSEVYTFGTQYWFLGCSYFLGLLIPAHVFIPVFYRLRLSSTYEYLELRFNKTVRICGTVTFIFQMVIYMGVVLYAPALALNAVTGFDLWGAVLAMGLVCTLYTALGGLKAVIWTDVFQTIVMFAGQLAVIVVGASQAGGMAEVWRKAMNGSRIAGLDLNPDPLERHTFWTLGVGGVFLMLALYGVNQAQVQRYLSSRTEKEAVMSCYVVFPCQQIVLCLGCLMGLVMFARYGEDSPLDKGYVKTNDQMVLYFVMDVFKDLPGLAGLFVACLFSGALSTISSAFNSLATVTMEDLIKPHFPNMTDAKATLLSKGLALVYGLVCLAMAYLASIMGSVLQAAFSIFGMVGGPLLGLFCLGMFFPWANSTGAVVGLAAGLAMAFWIGIGSFVMRMSSIPVPTLNTTALPLFDNMTTTVMTTLVTTAKPRPSGVEALYSLSYMWYSAHNSTTVVVVGLIVSFLTGPMKEKDLTPGTVYPVLGTLLFFLPERYREKLCCVTPLSTPHKPKEVDTQSYQMAKKQDNGAAYCKEDTVTEDKEMESDRAQTDEEELDTRIALPSCHLAAHSVQETAL